A single genomic interval of Lathyrus oleraceus cultivar Zhongwan6 chromosome 7, CAAS_Psat_ZW6_1.0, whole genome shotgun sequence harbors:
- the LOC127104496 gene encoding probable LRR receptor-like serine/threonine-protein kinase At5g59680, with the protein MPSGGAVAYDNMSPSVFILWLVTVPLLLAPPALSIPLGYFINCGGTNEVTVDSLKYIPDGNYIKVGSVATINKPDLLPTLSTLRYFTNTLSKKYCYSFPVVKGNKYLVKTVYYYGGFDGGKQPPVFDQIVEGTRWSIVNTTEDYAKGLSSYYEVVISASHGKRLSVCLARNQHTGSSSPFISALEVKSLDNSLYNPTDFSKYALVTVSRHAFGSEDIIRFPDDKFNRMWQPFKDQNLLVASQANVTSSDFWNLPPAKAFSSGITTSAGKTLEIQWPPVSLPSSYYYISLYFQDDRDPSPYSWRIFDVSINGHTFYSNLNATYKGVTVYAAQWPLSGQTKISMTPVGGMPVGPILNAGEVYQVLPLGGRTQTRDIIAMEDLAKSTQNTPRDWNGDPCRPRGNSWTGVTCSDQFVARVTGLNLTNAGLVGTLPRTIDNLTALSHLLLAGNKFSGPIPDMSELQELETLHLENNNFDGPLHPSIQKLPKLHEFSSDFQNNKSMGKQPNTKAK; encoded by the exons ATGCCTTCAGGTGGGGCAGTGGCTTATGACAACATGAGCCCCTCCGTCTTCATCCTTTGGCTTGTCACTGTCCCTCTCCTTCTTGCCCCCCCTGCCCTTTCTATCCCTCTAG GTTATTTTATAAACTGTGGAGGCACAAATGAGGTAACTGTAGACAGTCTAAAATACATTCCTGATGGAAACTACATAAAGGTTGGAAGCGTCGCCACAATCAACAAGCCAGACTTGTTGCCAACACTCTCCACATTGCGTTACTTTACCAACACGTTATCTAAAAAATATTGCTATTCATTTCCGGTTGTCAAAGGAAACAAATACCTTGTCAAGACCGTGTATTATTATGGAGGATTCGATGGAGGGAAGCAGCCGCCCGTGTTCGATCAAATCGTTGAAGGGACGAGATGGAGCATTGTTAATACGACAGAAGACTACGCGAAAGGTCTTAGTTCCTATTATGAGGTTGTCATTTCTGCGTCTCATGGGAAGAGGTTGAGCGTGTGTTTGGCTAGGAACCAACATACCGGTAGCTCAAGTCCCTTTATCTCTGCCTTGGAGGTTAAGAGTTTGGATAATTCTTTGTATAATCCTACAGATTTTTCCAAGTATGCTCTTGTAACTGTTTCCAGACATGCATTTGGAAGTGAAGATATCATTAG ATTTCCAGATGACAAATTTAATCGGATGTGGCAACCTTTTAAGGACCAAAATCTACTTGTGGCAAGCCAAGCAAATGTAACATCTTCAGACTTCTGGAACCTCCCTCCGGCTAAAGCATTCAGTTCAGGAATAACCACTAGCGCAGGAAAAACGCTTGAAATTCAATGGCCACCGGTGTCCCTTCCAAGTTCCTACTACTACATTTCCCTCTATTTTCAAGACGACCGAGATCCAAGCCCTTATAGCTGGAGAATCTTTGATGTTTCTATTAATGGTCACACTTTTTACTCAAACCTTAATGCTACATATAAGGGTGTCACAGTTTATGCTGCACAATGGCCACTTTCTGGACAGACCAAAATTAGTATGACACCTGTTGGTGGAATGCCTGTTGGACCTATTCTTAATGCTGGAGAAGTTTATCAGGTTCTTCCCCTTGGTGGTCGAACTCAAACTAGAGACA TAATTGCAATGGAAGATTTGGCTAAAAGCACTCAGAATACACCTCGCGATTGGAACGGTGATCCTTGCCGGCCTAGAGGGAATTCGTGGACTGGAGTTACATGCTCTGATCAATTTGTTGCACGAGTCACGGGATT GAATTTAACTAATGCTGGCCTAGTTGGGACCCTTCCTCGAACTATTGACAATTTAACTGCTCTTTCTCACCT TTTGCTTGCGGGGAACAAATTCTCAGGCCCTATCCCTGATATGAGTGAATTGCAAGAGCTAGAAACTTT GCATTTGGAGAATAACAACTTTGATGGACCACTTCATCCATCCATTCAGAAACTTCCAAAACTGCATGAGTT TTCTTCTGATTTTCAAAATAACAAGTCGATGGGAAAGCAACCAAACACTAAAGCAAAGTGA